From one Brachypodium distachyon strain Bd21 chromosome 4, Brachypodium_distachyon_v3.0, whole genome shotgun sequence genomic stretch:
- the LOC104584794 gene encoding uncharacterized protein LOC104584794 isoform X3, whose protein sequence is MDKLVQFLHQDLKDIVMWLYVENRKYLMKPEDNIELLTKSSNLLLATMDDVRMLLRKALKNKSKWSPKSAVKEWLSTGRDDILLVHDTLRELERYRAAAGARFILHRPCADVVSRYNVNASAIWRKEQVCKANEDGQEYAKNGMKGVAEDDDDDDDGGGWGDSLMKVLDDVEKLQRFEVLRRFKPEPKPQARSSQARRSQARRSQERSSIDHTGTEIPGIETLQLSALSKFRALPRSDSDDSFPVMMRVKAPCFAYRSRAPIDLVLVLDVGSRAGDERLEQMKQGALFVAHNLEDDDRLSVVAVAADNSTRALFPLSSLSDDEHRATAKAKILELTPAELADIEDEGTTDLESVLGGIYSESDRRSRLRGIMLLSEGIASTPAPGGGGGLYRYGAPVYTFSVGSQHDPCKLYHLATQEGGTYSAAAATDLKSITHAMALCVGGLTSIAAQDMRIDISALGPGVRISRISCGSCRHYIDEDDSSSSGWIDVPDMSSSEEKNFLVYVHVPAEAGAAGFFPVTTKLLSVKASYYRAATMSRVSLDPVEVSIERPRGGQSQASSAVDAQVAAELLRTTLVDKVAEMQQQMMQSTGPAADISIELTKLRDSLLKDIPEAKETKDTWDGLSRDLDTMVHAGLPYMLSWLSSHQWQRAAMLGSMSSTVSIDFNTTWMQDMVDSVHI, encoded by the exons ATGGATAAACTCGTGCAATTCCTGCACCAGGACTTGAAGGACATCGTGATGTGGCTGTATGTTGAGAACCGGAAGTATCTGATGAAACCCGAGGACAACATCGAGCTTCTGACAAAAAGCAGCAACTTGCTGCTGGCCACCATGGATGATGTCCGCATGCTCTTACGAAAAGCGTTGAAAAATAAGAGTAAATGGTCACCCAAGAGCGCGGTAAAAGAGTGGCTCTCTACAGGACGGGACGACATATTGCTTGTGCATGATACTTTGCGGGAGTTGGAACGGTATCgggctgccgccggcgctagATTCATCCTTCACCGCCCGTGCGCCGACGTCGTTTCGAGGTACAACGTGAACGCCAGCGCCATCTGGAGAAAAGAGCAGGTGTGTAAGGCCAACGAGGACGGCCAGGAGTATGCGAAGAATGGTATGAAGGGAGTggcggaggacgacgacgacgacgacgacggcggcggttggGGGGATTCTCTCATGAAGGTCCTAGATGATGTAGAAAAG CTCCAGCGCTTTGAGGTTCTGCGGAGATTTAAGCCGGAGCCCAAGCCCCAG GCACGCAGCTCGCAGGCACGCAGGTCGCAGGCACGCAGGTCGCAGGAACGCAGCTCGATCGACCACACGGGGACTGAAATTCCA GGCATCGAGACGCTGCAGCTGAGCGCCTTGAGCAAGTTCCGCGCCTTGCCGCGGTCCGACAGCGACGACAGCTTCCCTGTGATGATGCGGGTGAAGGCCCCCTGCTTCGCCTACCGGTCTCGCGCACCCATAGACCTGGTGCTAGTGCTGGACGTCGGGAGCAGGGCGGGCGATGAGAggctggagcagatgaagcagGGCGCCCTGTTCGTCGCCCACAACCTGGAGGACGACGACCGGCTCTCCGTcgtcgccgtggccgccgacAACAGCACGCGCGCCCTGTTCCCGCTGTCATCCTTGTCGGACGACGAGCACAGAGCGACGGCGAAAGCCAAGATCCTAGAGCTCACGCCGGCGGAACTAGCGGACATAGAAGATGAGGGAACCACCGATCTGGAGAGTGTTCTCGGGGGGATTTATAGCGAGAGCGACCGCAGAAGCCGGCTGAGGGGCATCATGCTCTTATCGGAGGGCATCGCGAGCACTCCAGCtccaggcggaggcggcggtctCTACCGGTACGGTGCTCCGGTCTACACCTTCAGCGTGGGCTCCCAGCACGACCCTTGCAAGCTCTACCACCTGGCAACCCAAGAGGGCGGCACctactccgccgccgccgccacggaccTCAAGAGCATCACGCATGCCATGGCGCTCTGCGTGGGCGGCTTGACGTCCATCGCCGCTCAGGACATGCGGATCGACATCTCGGCGCTCGGGCCTGGCGTGCGCATATCACGCATCTCCTGCGGCTCCTGCAGGCACTACATCGACGAGGATGACTCCTCCTCGTCCGGATGGATCGACGTCCCCGACATGAGCAGCAGCGAGGAGAAGAACTTCCTCGTCTACGTCCACGTCCCCGCCGAGGCCGGAGCTGCAGGCTTCTTCCCGGTCACGACCAAGCTCCTCAGCGTGAAAGCCTCCTATTACCGTGCCGCGACAATGTCTCGGGTGTCCCTCGATCCAGTCGAGGTGTCCATCGAGAGACCGCGGGGTGGTCAATCCCAAGCAAGCAGTGCTGTGGACGCTCAAGTGGCGGCCGAGCTTCTGAGAACCACTCTTGTCGACAAGGTCGCCgagatgcagcagcagatgaTGCAGAGCACCGGTCCAGCTGCTGACATTTCCATCGAGCTCACCAAACTACGGGACTCCCTGCTCAAGGACATCCCCGAGGCCAAGGAAACAAAGGACACATGGGACGGCCTTAGCCGGGACCTGGACACCATGGTGCACGCCGGCCTGCCCTACATGCTCTCATGGCTAAGCTCACACCAGTGGCAACGTGCAGCAATGTTGGGCTCCATGTCCAGCACCGTCTCCATCGACTTCAACACCACATGGATGCAGGACATGGTTGACTCCGTGCATATCTAG
- the LOC104584794 gene encoding uncharacterized protein LOC104584794 isoform X2, with protein sequence MDKLVQFLHQDLKDIVMWLYVENRKYLMKPEDNIELLTKSSNLLLATMDDVRMLLRKALKNKSKWSPKSAVKEWLSTGRDDILLVHDTLRELERYRAAAGARFILHRPCADVVSRYNVNASAIWRKEQVCKANEDGQEYAKNGMKGVAEDDDDDDDGGGWGDSLMKVLDDVEKLQRFEVLRRFKPEPKPQARSSQARRSQARRSQERSSIDHTGTEIPARSSQARSSQERSLIDHTGTEIPLHFLQARSSQARRSQERSLIDHTGTETPARSSIDHTGTEIPGIETLQLSALSKFRALPRSDSDDSFPVMMRVKAPCFAYRSRAPIDLVLVLDVGSRAGDERLEQMKQGALFVAHNLEDDDRLSVVAVAADNSTRALFPLSSLSDDEHRATAKAKILELTPAELADIEDEGTTDLESVLGGIYSESDRRSRLRGIMLLSEGIASTPAPGGGGGLYRYGAPVYTFSVGSQHDPCKLYHLATQEGGTYSAAAATDLKSITHAMALCVGGLTSIAAQDMRIDISALGPGVRISRISCGSCRHYIDEDDSSSSGWIDVPDMSSSEEKNFLVYVHVPAEAGAAGFFPVTTKLLSVKASYYRAATMSRVSLDPVEVSIERPRGGQSQASSAVDAQVAAELLRTTLVDKVAEMQQQMMQSTGPAADISIELTKLRDSLLKDIPEAKETKDTWDGLSRDLDTMVHAGLPYMLSWLSSHQWQRAAMLGSMSSTVSIDFNTTWMQDMVDSVHI encoded by the exons ATGGATAAACTCGTGCAATTCCTGCACCAGGACTTGAAGGACATCGTGATGTGGCTGTATGTTGAGAACCGGAAGTATCTGATGAAACCCGAGGACAACATCGAGCTTCTGACAAAAAGCAGCAACTTGCTGCTGGCCACCATGGATGATGTCCGCATGCTCTTACGAAAAGCGTTGAAAAATAAGAGTAAATGGTCACCCAAGAGCGCGGTAAAAGAGTGGCTCTCTACAGGACGGGACGACATATTGCTTGTGCATGATACTTTGCGGGAGTTGGAACGGTATCgggctgccgccggcgctagATTCATCCTTCACCGCCCGTGCGCCGACGTCGTTTCGAGGTACAACGTGAACGCCAGCGCCATCTGGAGAAAAGAGCAGGTGTGTAAGGCCAACGAGGACGGCCAGGAGTATGCGAAGAATGGTATGAAGGGAGTggcggaggacgacgacgacgacgacgacggcggcggttggGGGGATTCTCTCATGAAGGTCCTAGATGATGTAGAAAAG CTCCAGCGCTTTGAGGTTCTGCGGAGATTTAAGCCGGAGCCCAAGCCCCAG GCACGCAGCTCGCAGGCACGCAGGTCGCAGGCACGCAGGTCGCAGGAACGCAGCTCGATCGACCACACGGGGACTGAAATTCCA GCACGCAGCTCGCAGGCACGCAGCTCGCAGGAACGCAGCTTGATCGACCACACGGGGACTGAAATTCCACTGCACTTCCTGCAGGCACGCAGCTCGCAGGCACGCAGGTCGCAGGAACGCAGCTTGATCGACCACACGGGGACTGAAACTCCA GCACGCAGCTCGATCGACCACACGGGGACTGAAATTCCA GGCATCGAGACGCTGCAGCTGAGCGCCTTGAGCAAGTTCCGCGCCTTGCCGCGGTCCGACAGCGACGACAGCTTCCCTGTGATGATGCGGGTGAAGGCCCCCTGCTTCGCCTACCGGTCTCGCGCACCCATAGACCTGGTGCTAGTGCTGGACGTCGGGAGCAGGGCGGGCGATGAGAggctggagcagatgaagcagGGCGCCCTGTTCGTCGCCCACAACCTGGAGGACGACGACCGGCTCTCCGTcgtcgccgtggccgccgacAACAGCACGCGCGCCCTGTTCCCGCTGTCATCCTTGTCGGACGACGAGCACAGAGCGACGGCGAAAGCCAAGATCCTAGAGCTCACGCCGGCGGAACTAGCGGACATAGAAGATGAGGGAACCACCGATCTGGAGAGTGTTCTCGGGGGGATTTATAGCGAGAGCGACCGCAGAAGCCGGCTGAGGGGCATCATGCTCTTATCGGAGGGCATCGCGAGCACTCCAGCtccaggcggaggcggcggtctCTACCGGTACGGTGCTCCGGTCTACACCTTCAGCGTGGGCTCCCAGCACGACCCTTGCAAGCTCTACCACCTGGCAACCCAAGAGGGCGGCACctactccgccgccgccgccacggaccTCAAGAGCATCACGCATGCCATGGCGCTCTGCGTGGGCGGCTTGACGTCCATCGCCGCTCAGGACATGCGGATCGACATCTCGGCGCTCGGGCCTGGCGTGCGCATATCACGCATCTCCTGCGGCTCCTGCAGGCACTACATCGACGAGGATGACTCCTCCTCGTCCGGATGGATCGACGTCCCCGACATGAGCAGCAGCGAGGAGAAGAACTTCCTCGTCTACGTCCACGTCCCCGCCGAGGCCGGAGCTGCAGGCTTCTTCCCGGTCACGACCAAGCTCCTCAGCGTGAAAGCCTCCTATTACCGTGCCGCGACAATGTCTCGGGTGTCCCTCGATCCAGTCGAGGTGTCCATCGAGAGACCGCGGGGTGGTCAATCCCAAGCAAGCAGTGCTGTGGACGCTCAAGTGGCGGCCGAGCTTCTGAGAACCACTCTTGTCGACAAGGTCGCCgagatgcagcagcagatgaTGCAGAGCACCGGTCCAGCTGCTGACATTTCCATCGAGCTCACCAAACTACGGGACTCCCTGCTCAAGGACATCCCCGAGGCCAAGGAAACAAAGGACACATGGGACGGCCTTAGCCGGGACCTGGACACCATGGTGCACGCCGGCCTGCCCTACATGCTCTCATGGCTAAGCTCACACCAGTGGCAACGTGCAGCAATGTTGGGCTCCATGTCCAGCACCGTCTCCATCGACTTCAACACCACATGGATGCAGGACATGGTTGACTCCGTGCATATCTAG
- the LOC104584794 gene encoding uncharacterized protein LOC104584794 isoform X1 → MDKLVQFLHQDLKDIVMWLYVENRKYLMKPEDNIELLTKSSNLLLATMDDVRMLLRKALKNKSKWSPKSAVKEWLSTGRDDILLVHDTLRELERYRAAAGARFILHRPCADVVSRYNVNASAIWRKEQVCKANEDGQEYAKNGMKGVAEDDDDDDDGGGWGDSLMKVLDDVEKLQRFEVLRRFKPEPKPQARSSQARRSQARRSQERSSIDHTGTEIPARSSQARSSQERSLIDHTGTEIPLHFLQARSSQARRSQERSLIDHTGTETPVSISNRTYIYHVILTLHFLQARSSIDHTGTEIPGIETLQLSALSKFRALPRSDSDDSFPVMMRVKAPCFAYRSRAPIDLVLVLDVGSRAGDERLEQMKQGALFVAHNLEDDDRLSVVAVAADNSTRALFPLSSLSDDEHRATAKAKILELTPAELADIEDEGTTDLESVLGGIYSESDRRSRLRGIMLLSEGIASTPAPGGGGGLYRYGAPVYTFSVGSQHDPCKLYHLATQEGGTYSAAAATDLKSITHAMALCVGGLTSIAAQDMRIDISALGPGVRISRISCGSCRHYIDEDDSSSSGWIDVPDMSSSEEKNFLVYVHVPAEAGAAGFFPVTTKLLSVKASYYRAATMSRVSLDPVEVSIERPRGGQSQASSAVDAQVAAELLRTTLVDKVAEMQQQMMQSTGPAADISIELTKLRDSLLKDIPEAKETKDTWDGLSRDLDTMVHAGLPYMLSWLSSHQWQRAAMLGSMSSTVSIDFNTTWMQDMVDSVHI, encoded by the exons ATGGATAAACTCGTGCAATTCCTGCACCAGGACTTGAAGGACATCGTGATGTGGCTGTATGTTGAGAACCGGAAGTATCTGATGAAACCCGAGGACAACATCGAGCTTCTGACAAAAAGCAGCAACTTGCTGCTGGCCACCATGGATGATGTCCGCATGCTCTTACGAAAAGCGTTGAAAAATAAGAGTAAATGGTCACCCAAGAGCGCGGTAAAAGAGTGGCTCTCTACAGGACGGGACGACATATTGCTTGTGCATGATACTTTGCGGGAGTTGGAACGGTATCgggctgccgccggcgctagATTCATCCTTCACCGCCCGTGCGCCGACGTCGTTTCGAGGTACAACGTGAACGCCAGCGCCATCTGGAGAAAAGAGCAGGTGTGTAAGGCCAACGAGGACGGCCAGGAGTATGCGAAGAATGGTATGAAGGGAGTggcggaggacgacgacgacgacgacgacggcggcggttggGGGGATTCTCTCATGAAGGTCCTAGATGATGTAGAAAAG CTCCAGCGCTTTGAGGTTCTGCGGAGATTTAAGCCGGAGCCCAAGCCCCAG GCACGCAGCTCGCAGGCACGCAGGTCGCAGGCACGCAGGTCGCAGGAACGCAGCTCGATCGACCACACGGGGACTGAAATTCCA GCACGCAGCTCGCAGGCACGCAGCTCGCAGGAACGCAGCTTGATCGACCACACGGGGACTGAAATTCCACTGCACTTCCTGCAGGCACGCAGCTCGCAGGCACGCAGGTCGCAGGAACGCAGCTTGATCGACCACACGGGGACTGAAACTCCAGTGAGCATATCGAACAGAACCTATATATATCATGTGATTCTAACTCTGCACTTCCTGCAGGCACGCAGCTCGATCGACCACACGGGGACTGAAATTCCA GGCATCGAGACGCTGCAGCTGAGCGCCTTGAGCAAGTTCCGCGCCTTGCCGCGGTCCGACAGCGACGACAGCTTCCCTGTGATGATGCGGGTGAAGGCCCCCTGCTTCGCCTACCGGTCTCGCGCACCCATAGACCTGGTGCTAGTGCTGGACGTCGGGAGCAGGGCGGGCGATGAGAggctggagcagatgaagcagGGCGCCCTGTTCGTCGCCCACAACCTGGAGGACGACGACCGGCTCTCCGTcgtcgccgtggccgccgacAACAGCACGCGCGCCCTGTTCCCGCTGTCATCCTTGTCGGACGACGAGCACAGAGCGACGGCGAAAGCCAAGATCCTAGAGCTCACGCCGGCGGAACTAGCGGACATAGAAGATGAGGGAACCACCGATCTGGAGAGTGTTCTCGGGGGGATTTATAGCGAGAGCGACCGCAGAAGCCGGCTGAGGGGCATCATGCTCTTATCGGAGGGCATCGCGAGCACTCCAGCtccaggcggaggcggcggtctCTACCGGTACGGTGCTCCGGTCTACACCTTCAGCGTGGGCTCCCAGCACGACCCTTGCAAGCTCTACCACCTGGCAACCCAAGAGGGCGGCACctactccgccgccgccgccacggaccTCAAGAGCATCACGCATGCCATGGCGCTCTGCGTGGGCGGCTTGACGTCCATCGCCGCTCAGGACATGCGGATCGACATCTCGGCGCTCGGGCCTGGCGTGCGCATATCACGCATCTCCTGCGGCTCCTGCAGGCACTACATCGACGAGGATGACTCCTCCTCGTCCGGATGGATCGACGTCCCCGACATGAGCAGCAGCGAGGAGAAGAACTTCCTCGTCTACGTCCACGTCCCCGCCGAGGCCGGAGCTGCAGGCTTCTTCCCGGTCACGACCAAGCTCCTCAGCGTGAAAGCCTCCTATTACCGTGCCGCGACAATGTCTCGGGTGTCCCTCGATCCAGTCGAGGTGTCCATCGAGAGACCGCGGGGTGGTCAATCCCAAGCAAGCAGTGCTGTGGACGCTCAAGTGGCGGCCGAGCTTCTGAGAACCACTCTTGTCGACAAGGTCGCCgagatgcagcagcagatgaTGCAGAGCACCGGTCCAGCTGCTGACATTTCCATCGAGCTCACCAAACTACGGGACTCCCTGCTCAAGGACATCCCCGAGGCCAAGGAAACAAAGGACACATGGGACGGCCTTAGCCGGGACCTGGACACCATGGTGCACGCCGGCCTGCCCTACATGCTCTCATGGCTAAGCTCACACCAGTGGCAACGTGCAGCAATGTTGGGCTCCATGTCCAGCACCGTCTCCATCGACTTCAACACCACATGGATGCAGGACATGGTTGACTCCGTGCATATCTAG
- the LOC100840350 gene encoding uncharacterized protein LOC100840350, with the protein MELAVDPAPRAPAPPAVDPEQGAPKPAAVDGAAAEAEFLWEQRKYVLLQATLAATVTYAAGLSPPGGFWPDNVKGLLAGDPVLRVTYPRRYQAFFYCNATAFVASLVTVNLLLVRSLSHRRRWLRALQAAMVLDQFGLMAAYAAGSCRDTAMSAYVFVLVALVAAYVTAHVLFFRLRPPPLAAAGHADADADADADAAAGAAAGVDNAAAATPGTGRKDSVDRARKHLLIFATLAATVTYSAGLSTPGGFWPGSSEDGEHLAGDPLLRLHHPDRFMVFFYSNTTAFVSSLVVIMLLMSSTLSRHGLRSSALWVCAGAAMAGLMGAFASGSCRSVKTSIFVVSLVAAVLFYIGIQILVFLCEPVKILIHDFQEALESYLQFRRLGEQIHQHQQQQSRVAFEHGGDGDTAAYQILRKSRMYLLLLGILAASVTYQAGLNPPGGFWQGDAADGIHHYLAGDPILHITYPRRYLVFFYCNATAFVASLVILILLLSNIFSTHGIKYCALQVAMILDLFGLVGAYAAGSCRQASKSVYVAVIVVPVFLYVGIHVVVFMVKSFPACAAWREDTRAAMERRAPEWLKEVFERHPEGDEAMERKLEKRRKLLLLLAILAASLTYQAGMSPPGGFWQENESGHVVGNPTLSDNYRRRYLAFFYCNATAFVASLAIIMLLVNRNLSARGIRCYALRVCVILDLFGLMGAFAAGSCRKVSTSVYVIALILAVLLCVALQVAFALSETARGLVKKLMSMIGELELEDDANAGYVLPSTAGEKAPRGLWDDKLPKYLLLLAALAAAVTYQAAMSPPGGLWGDGGHGGGHVAGDPVLASVHPHRYKAFFYCNATSFMASLVVTVLLLIRKVSDTPPALLALHAAMILDLLGLMGAYAAGSCRRQKTSAYILALVVGVSAYITVLVFLSVGVARWLRSVMDKLVERLTWCFFPHDL; encoded by the coding sequence ATGGAGCTGGCCGTTgaccccgcgccgcgcgctccggcgccgcctgccgtTGACCCCGAGCAGGGAGCTCCGAAGCCGGCGGCCGTcgatggcgcggcggcggaggcggagttCCTGTGGGAGCAGCGCAAGTACGTGCTGCTGCAGGCCACGCTGGCGGCCACGGTCACCTACGCGGCGGGGCTGAGCCCGCCGGGCGGCTTCTGGCCCGACAACGTCAAGGGATTGCTGGCCGGCGACCCGGTGCTCCGCGTGACGTACCCGCGGCGCTACCAGGCCTTCTTCTACTGCAACGCGACGGCCTTCGTGGCGTCCCTGGTGACCGTGAACCTCCTGCTGGTCCGCTCTCtctcccaccgccgccgctggctgCGCGCGCTCCAGGCCGCCATGGTGCTCGACCAGTTCGGCCTCATGGCCGCCTACGCCGCCGGCAGCTGCAGGGACACCGCCATGTCCGCCTACGTcttcgtcctcgtcgccctcgtcgccgcctACGTCACCGCCCACGTCCTCTTCTTCAGACTCAGACCGCCGcccctcgccgctgccggccatgccgatgccgatgccgatgccgatgccgatgccgctgccggtgccgctgccggcgtTGACaatgccgctgccgccacgcCGGGCACGGGGAGGAAGGACAGCGTGGACCGCGCGCGCAAGCACCTGCTAATCTTCGCGACGCTGGCGGCGACCGTGACGTACTCGGCGGGGCTGAGCACGCCGGGCGGGTTCTGGCCGGGCAGCAGCGAGGACGGCGAACACCTGGCGGGCGACCCCTTGCTGCGCCTCCACCACCCGGACCGCTTCATGGTCTTCTTCTACTCCAACACCACCGCCTTTGTCTCCTCGCTGGTCGTCATCATGCTGCTCATGAGCAGCACGCTGTCGCGGCACGGGCTCCGCTCGAGCGCGCTCTGGGtgtgcgccggcgccgccatggcggGGCTCATGGGCGCCTTCGCCTCCGGcagctgccgcagcgtcaAGACCTCCATATTCGTCGTCTCCCTTGTGGCCGCCGTGCTCTTCTACATCGGCATCCAAatcctcgtcttcctctgcGAGCCCGTCAAGATCTTAATCCACGACTTCCAAGAAGCGCTTGAAAGCTACTTGCAATTCAGGAGATTGGGGGAGCAGATTCAccaacaccagcagcagcaaagcaGAGTGGCGTTCGAgcacggcggcgatggcgacaCCGCCGCCTACCAGATCCTCCGCAAGTCGCGGATGTACCTGCTCCTGCTGGGGATTCTCGCGGCAAGCGTGACGTACCAAGCTGGACTGAACCCTCCTGGGGGATTCTGGCAAGGCGACGCCGCCGATGGCATTCACCATTACCTGGCGGGCGACCCGATCCTCCACATCACGTACCCGCGGCGGTACCTGGTCTTCTTCTACTGCAACGCCACGGCCTTCGTGGCCTCCCTCGTCATCCTCATCCTGCTCCTCAGCAACATATTCAGCACCCACGGGATCAAGTACTGCGCGCTGCAGGTCGCCATGATCCTCGACCTCTtcggcctcgtcggcgcctaCGCCGCAGGGAGCTGCCGGCAGGCGTCCAAGTCCGTCTACGTCGCCGTCATCGTCGTGCCCGTGTTCCTCTACGTCGGCATCCATGTCGTCGTCTTCATGGTCAAGTCCTTCCCGGCTTGCGCGGCATGGCGGGAAGACACGAGGGCGGCAATGGAGCGACGCGCGCCAGAGTGGCTCAAGGAGGTGTTCGAGCGGCACCCCGAGGGGGACGAGGCCATGGAACGGAAGCTCGAGAAGAGGCGCAAGCTTCTGCTGCTCCTCGCGATCCTCGCGGCGAGTTTGACGTACCAGGCCGGCATGAGCCCCCCAGGAGGCTTCTGGCAGGAGAACGAGTCCGGCCATGTCGTCGGCAACCCGACGCTGAGCGACAACTACCGGCGCCGGTACCTGGCCTTCTTCTACTGCAACGCGACGGCCTTCGTGGCGTCGCTCGCCATCATCATGCTGCTGGTGAACAGGAATCTCTCGGCGAGAGGGATCCGGTGCTACGCGCTGCGGGTGTGCGTCATCCTCGACCTCTTCGGCCTCATGggcgccttcgccgccgggAGCTGCCGCAAGGTGTCCACGTCAGTCTACGTCATCGCGCTCATCCTCGCGGTCCTTCTCTGCGTCGCACTGCAGGTCGCGTTCGCGCTGTCTGAGACGGCGCGAGGTCTCGTGAAGAAGCTCATGTCGATGATCGGCGAGCTTGAGCTTGAAGACGATGCCAATGCCGGTTACGTTCTGCCGAGCACGGCAGGAGAAAAAGCGCCTCGTGGGCTCTGGGACGATAAGCTCCCGAAGtacttgctgctgctggcggcgCTGGCTGCGGCCGTGACGTACCAGGCGGCGATGAGCCCGCCAGGTGGCCTCtggggcgacggcggccatggcggcggccacgtggcCGGCGACCCGGTGCTGGCGAGCGTCCACCCGCACCGGTACAAGGCCTTCTTCTACTGCAACGCCACGTCCTTCATGGCGTCCCTGGTCGTCaccgtgctgctgctgatcaGGAAGGTAAGCGACACCCCGCCGGCGCTCCTGGCGCTGCACGCCGCCATGATCCTCGACCTGCTGGGCCTGATGGGCGCCTACGCCGCCGGCAGCTGCAGGAGGCAGAAGACCTCTGCCTACATCCTTGCGCTCGTCGTCGGGGTCTCCGCCTACATCACCGTGCTCGTCTTCTTGTCCGTCGGCGTCGCCAGGTGGCTGAGAAGCGTCATGGACAAGCTGGTGGAACGACTGACCTGGTGCTTCTTTCCG